One window of Betaproteobacteria bacterium genomic DNA carries:
- a CDS encoding deoxynucleoside kinase: MKHRFIVVEGPIGCGKTSLAKLLAKRLNASVILEEPESNPFLPLFYRDMRRHALSTQLFFLFQRLRQLEGLRQPDLFGKPTVADFALQKDPLFARLTLDDNEFGLYSRIFDHVKPQAPTPDLVIYLQAKVETLLERLRRRGNPIEAGISDDYLRAISDTYTRYFYNYGDSALLIVNSERLNFVDVPEHLDLLIERVQSIRGGREFFNRA; encoded by the coding sequence ATGAAACACCGCTTCATCGTGGTCGAAGGGCCCATCGGCTGCGGCAAGACCAGCCTCGCGAAGCTGCTCGCCAAGCGGCTGAACGCGAGCGTGATCCTGGAGGAGCCGGAGTCGAATCCCTTCCTGCCGCTCTTCTACCGCGACATGCGGCGGCACGCGCTCTCCACCCAGCTTTTCTTCCTCTTCCAGCGCCTGCGCCAGCTCGAGGGGCTGCGCCAGCCCGACCTCTTCGGCAAGCCCACGGTGGCGGATTTCGCCCTGCAGAAGGACCCGCTATTCGCCCGCCTCACGCTGGATGACAACGAGTTCGGCCTGTATTCGCGCATCTTCGACCACGTGAAGCCGCAGGCGCCGACACCGGACCTGGTCATCTACCTGCAGGCGAAAGTCGAGACGCTGCTGGAGCGGTTGCGGCGCCGCGGCAACCCGATCGAGGCGGGCATCTCGGACGACTACCTGCGCGCCATCTCGGATACCTACACGCGCTACTTCTACAACTACGGCGACAGTGCGCTCCTCATCGTGAACAGCGAGCGGCTCAACTTCGTGGACGTGCCGGAGCACCTGGACCTGCTGATCGAAAGGGTGCAGTCGATCCGCGGCGGGCGGGAGTTCTTCAACCGCGCCTGA
- the folK gene encoding 2-amino-4-hydroxy-6-hydroxymethyldihydropteridine diphosphokinase produces MTATRAVIALGSNLDGPQARVRLAFDEVGALPSTRLLARSALYRTAPVGYRDQPAFINACALVETALAPRELLESLLAIERRHGRVRDVPNGPRTLDLDIVLYGDLTLHEHGLTLPHPRAHERAFVLAPLLDVWPDAIIPGRGPACAFRDGISDQAIERLPDTP; encoded by the coding sequence ATGACCGCGACGCGCGCCGTCATCGCGCTCGGTTCCAACCTCGACGGCCCGCAGGCGCGCGTTCGCCTGGCGTTCGACGAGGTGGGGGCGCTGCCCTCCACGCGGCTGCTCGCGCGCTCCGCCCTCTATCGAACGGCACCCGTGGGCTATCGGGACCAACCGGCGTTCATCAACGCCTGCGCGCTGGTGGAGACGGCGCTCGCGCCCCGCGAGCTGCTCGAAAGCCTCCTCGCCATCGAGCGCCGCCACGGCCGCGTGCGCGACGTGCCCAACGGCCCGCGCACGCTCGACCTCGACATCGTTCTCTATGGCGACCTTACGCTGCACGAGCACGGCCTCACGCTCCCGCATCCGCGTGCCCACGAGCGCGCTTTCGTGCTGGCGCCGTTGCTGGACGTGTGGCCCGATGCGATCATTCCGGGACGCGGCCCGGCCTGTGCCTTCCGCGACGGGATTTCCGACCAGGCCATCGAAAGGCTGCCGGACACGCCATGA
- the pcnB gene encoding polynucleotide adenylyltransferase PcnB, translating to MIKKFISRVFGRGARPATHESGPVIYGPDKHHIRKEHISRGARKTCEELQRAGHTAFIVGGAVRDVLLGMQPKDFDVATSAHPDEVRSLFRRSRIIGRRFQIVHVMWGAETVEVSTYRAHFTTKDPESDDEKDKQDVHGRVLSDNVFGSQAEDAVRRDFTVNALFYDPVKEEVWDYQNGVKDLIARKLVMIGDPATRYREDPVRMLRAARLSAKLGLTIEARTAAAIPALKHLLENVPQARLFEEILKMLLSGNAVACVQRLRDLDLHHGLLPLLDDALEDPATGPFAMAALKATDDRLRDDRPVSPAFLLAALLWGRVERRWHELEEKGQPSTPSLHSAMHDALDAQRESLAIPRRFDATMKELWLLQPRFPQRGGTRPFRLLEHPRFRAAYDFFELRAQAGNAPLETAEWWAQFQDASGDERDRMLHADEGPKKKRRRRGGKRRAADGGSPEEVAPGADE from the coding sequence ATGATCAAGAAATTCATCTCCCGGGTCTTCGGCCGCGGCGCCAGGCCGGCCACGCACGAGTCCGGCCCCGTCATCTACGGCCCCGACAAGCACCACATCCGCAAGGAGCACATCAGCCGCGGGGCGAGAAAGACCTGCGAGGAGCTGCAGCGCGCGGGACACACGGCGTTCATCGTCGGAGGCGCCGTGCGCGATGTCCTGCTCGGCATGCAGCCCAAGGACTTCGACGTGGCCACCAGCGCCCACCCGGACGAGGTGCGTTCCCTCTTCCGTCGCTCCCGCATCATCGGGCGGCGCTTCCAGATCGTGCACGTCATGTGGGGCGCGGAAACCGTGGAGGTCTCCACGTATCGCGCGCACTTCACCACCAAGGACCCCGAGTCGGACGACGAGAAGGACAAGCAGGACGTGCATGGGCGCGTCCTCTCCGACAACGTCTTCGGCTCCCAGGCCGAGGATGCCGTGCGCCGCGACTTCACGGTGAACGCGCTCTTCTACGACCCGGTGAAGGAGGAGGTCTGGGACTACCAGAACGGCGTGAAGGACCTGATCGCCAGGAAGCTGGTGATGATCGGCGACCCGGCCACGCGCTACCGCGAGGATCCGGTGAGGATGCTGCGCGCCGCGCGCCTTTCCGCCAAGCTCGGCCTCACGATCGAAGCGAGGACCGCGGCCGCCATCCCCGCCCTGAAGCACCTTCTCGAGAACGTGCCGCAGGCGCGTCTCTTCGAGGAGATCCTGAAGATGCTGCTCTCCGGAAACGCGGTGGCCTGCGTGCAGCGGCTTCGCGACCTGGACCTGCACCATGGGTTGCTGCCGCTCCTGGACGATGCGCTGGAGGACCCTGCCACGGGCCCCTTCGCCATGGCCGCGCTCAAGGCGACCGACGACCGGCTTCGCGACGACAGGCCCGTCTCGCCTGCATTCCTCCTGGCGGCGCTGCTATGGGGACGGGTGGAACGGCGCTGGCACGAGCTCGAGGAGAAGGGCCAGCCCTCGACGCCTTCCCTGCATTCGGCGATGCACGACGCGCTGGATGCGCAGCGCGAATCGCTGGCCATCCCGCGCCGGTTCGACGCCACCATGAAGGAACTGTGGCTGCTGCAGCCGCGCTTTCCCCAGCGCGGCGGCACGCGCCCCTTCCGGCTGCTGGAGCACCCGCGATTCCGAGCCGCCTACGATTTCTTCGAGTTGCGCGCCCAGGCGGGCAATGCGCCGCTGGAGACGGCCGAGTGGTGGGCGCAGTTTCAGGATGCTTCCGGCGACGAGCGTGATCGCATGCTGCACGCCGACGAGGGCCCGAAGAAAAAGCGCCGCCGACGGGGCGGCAAGCGCCGTGCCGCCGACGGCGGCTCTCCCGAGGAAGTGGCGCCGGGCGCGGACGAATGA
- a CDS encoding HAD family hydrolase, which yields MKLALFDLDNTLLDGDSDYCWAQYLIERGILEREVYERKNDWFYHHYKQGTLDIHNYLDFQLAPIAGRPREVIDEWHRGFMEAKIRPIIHAGTPALLASHGDALKAIVTATNRFITEPIARELGVEHLIACEVEETPDGRLTGRPTGTPSFREGKITRLHEWLATLGRRFEDFGETWFYSDSHNDLPLLEMVSKPVAVDPDPTLESHARDRGWPILRLRA from the coding sequence GTGAAGCTCGCGCTCTTTGACCTGGACAACACGCTCCTCGACGGCGACAGCGACTATTGCTGGGCCCAGTACCTCATCGAGCGCGGCATCCTCGAGCGCGAGGTGTACGAGCGCAAGAACGACTGGTTCTACCATCACTACAAGCAGGGCACGCTCGACATCCACAACTACCTCGACTTCCAGCTCGCCCCGATCGCCGGGCGCCCGCGAGAGGTGATCGACGAGTGGCACCGCGGGTTCATGGAGGCGAAGATCCGGCCCATCATCCACGCGGGGACGCCGGCGCTTCTCGCCTCCCATGGCGACGCCCTGAAGGCCATCGTGACGGCCACCAACCGCTTCATCACGGAGCCCATCGCCAGGGAGCTCGGCGTGGAGCACCTCATCGCGTGCGAGGTGGAGGAAACGCCCGACGGCCGCCTCACGGGCCGCCCGACTGGAACGCCCTCCTTCCGCGAGGGCAAAATCACGCGGCTGCACGAATGGCTGGCGACGCTGGGCCGGCGCTTCGAGGATTTCGGCGAGACTTGGTTTTACAGCGATTCGCACAACGACCTGCCGCTCCTCGAGATGGTATCGAAGCCGGTGGCGGTCGACCCCGATCCCACGCTCGAAAGCCATGCCCGCGACCGCGGCTGGCCCATCCTGAGGTTGCGCGCATGA
- the hda gene encoding DnaA regulatory inactivator Hda, producing MRQLLLDFTQAPAPTFENFVPGRNAEPLAAVRTALAGIPERVFYLWGETGAGKTHLLQAFAERRAGARYLRGEDYLGTESGGVLVLDDVERLGESRQVALFNAFNERAFDLIAVSAHAAPKDVALRRDLATRLATGLTYRVLALTDEEKRAALAAHARARGFGLSEEVASYLLTHARRDMPSLIQALDALDRFSLETGRPITVPLLKAALQPELT from the coding sequence ATGAGGCAGCTGCTCCTCGATTTCACCCAAGCCCCCGCGCCCACCTTCGAGAACTTCGTTCCCGGCCGCAATGCCGAGCCGCTGGCGGCCGTTCGCACCGCGCTGGCCGGCATTCCGGAGCGCGTGTTCTACCTGTGGGGCGAGACGGGTGCCGGCAAGACCCACCTGCTGCAGGCCTTCGCGGAAAGACGCGCGGGCGCCCGGTACCTTCGCGGCGAGGATTACCTTGGCACGGAGTCGGGCGGCGTCCTCGTGCTGGACGACGTCGAGCGGCTGGGCGAATCGCGGCAGGTGGCGCTATTCAACGCCTTCAACGAGCGCGCCTTCGATCTCATCGCCGTCTCCGCCCACGCCGCCCCCAAGGACGTGGCGCTGCGCCGCGACCTCGCCACGCGGCTCGCCACCGGCCTCACCTACCGGGTGCTCGCGCTTACCGACGAGGAAAAGCGTGCCGCGCTCGCGGCGCACGCCCGGGCGAGGGGATTCGGGCTTTCCGAGGAAGTGGCGTCCTACCTCCTCACCCACGCGCGGCGCGACATGCCCTCGCTGATCCAGGCCCTCGACGCCCTCGACAGGTTCTCCCTCGAGACCGGGCGCCCCATCACCGTGCCGCTCCTGAAGGCGGCGCTGCAACCCGAACTCACGTGA
- the nadA gene encoding quinolinate synthase NadA: MAVAAPIQIRFERFDGALGIAPAQPPREVTPEEKPALIRRIRERLNALDAVLVAHYYVHPDLQDLAQESGGTVSDSLEMARFGHAHPGKTIVVAGVRFMGETAKILNPEKRVLMPDLAAECSLDLACPADDFTKFCDANPDRVVVVYANTSAAVKARADWMVTSSIAEKIVAHLHAQGKKVLFAPDKHLGDYIRRVTGADMLLWNASCVVHEEFKAQQLEELKLKHPGAKILVHPESPASVIAMADCVGSTTGIIQAAQRLGAKEYIVATDGGIIHQMRKRLPGVTFIEAPTAGKGATCQSCAHCPWMAMNGLHNLLDVLETGKNEIHVDPALGKRASVSIQRMLDFAKLHLPALKGSGDA, from the coding sequence ATGGCCGTCGCTGCCCCCATCCAGATCCGTTTCGAGCGCTTCGATGGCGCCTTGGGCATTGCGCCCGCCCAGCCCCCGCGCGAGGTCACGCCGGAGGAAAAGCCCGCCCTCATCCGGCGGATCAGGGAGCGCCTGAACGCCCTCGATGCGGTGCTGGTCGCGCACTATTACGTCCACCCGGACCTGCAGGACCTCGCGCAGGAGTCGGGCGGCACCGTTTCGGATTCGCTCGAGATGGCGCGCTTCGGTCATGCGCACCCGGGCAAGACCATCGTGGTCGCCGGAGTGCGTTTCATGGGCGAGACGGCCAAGATCCTCAATCCGGAAAAGCGCGTCCTCATGCCGGATCTCGCGGCCGAATGCTCTCTGGATCTCGCGTGTCCCGCGGACGACTTCACGAAATTCTGCGACGCGAACCCCGACCGTGTCGTGGTGGTCTATGCCAACACCAGCGCCGCGGTGAAGGCGCGGGCCGACTGGATGGTCACCTCCTCCATCGCCGAGAAGATCGTGGCGCACCTGCATGCCCAGGGGAAGAAGGTCCTGTTCGCCCCGGACAAGCACCTGGGCGATTACATCCGGCGGGTGACAGGCGCGGACATGCTGCTGTGGAACGCCTCCTGCGTCGTACACGAGGAATTCAAGGCGCAGCAGCTCGAGGAGCTGAAGCTGAAACATCCGGGCGCCAAGATTCTCGTGCACCCGGAATCGCCGGCCAGCGTGATCGCGATGGCCGATTGCGTGGGCTCGACCACCGGCATCATCCAGGCGGCGCAGCGGCTGGGCGCGAAGGAGTACATCGTGGCCACGGACGGCGGCATCATCCACCAGATGAGGAAGCGCCTGCCGGGCGTCACCTTCATCGAGGCGCCCACCGCCGGCAAGGGCGCCACCTGCCAGAGCTGCGCGCACTGCCCATGGATGGCGATGAACGGCCTGCACAACCTGCTGGACGTGCTCGAGACGGGGAAGAACGAGATCCACGTCGATCCCGCGCTCGGCAAGCGCGCCAGCGTGTCCATCCAGCGCATGCTCGATTTCGCGAAGCTCCACCTTCCCGCCCTGAAGGGCAGCGGCGATGCGTGA
- a CDS encoding TonB family protein, with product MPRLMTALLVAGAPFLPLAAAEQAPEVPLYVEGRMLILVSPTYPTDELAKGHGATVDVSGTIGTDGLLKNVRIEASPAGEAFEAAVMDVVPLWRLQPRIASPGCGAADTEGHVTIWFEIADGKPKVSYGTRPPAGAVAPGIFTDRKPVHMVAPLYPKKLAADPKTPKAILQVAYVAVGDDGSVTGVTVAPMLYYREFEPLLWAAIRQWKYAPQDRPWCGEVRLQMGLD from the coding sequence ATGCCGCGACTGATGACCGCGCTGCTCGTGGCTGGAGCTCCCTTCCTGCCTCTTGCCGCAGCGGAGCAGGCACCCGAAGTCCCGCTATACGTCGAGGGCAGAATGCTGATCCTGGTGTCGCCCACCTATCCCACCGACGAACTGGCGAAGGGACACGGCGCGACGGTGGACGTCTCCGGGACGATCGGCACCGATGGGCTCCTGAAGAATGTGCGCATCGAGGCGAGCCCGGCGGGAGAAGCATTCGAGGCTGCGGTCATGGACGTGGTGCCGCTCTGGCGGCTGCAGCCGCGCATCGCCTCGCCGGGCTGCGGCGCGGCCGACACCGAGGGCCACGTCACGATCTGGTTCGAGATCGCCGACGGAAAGCCGAAGGTGAGCTACGGAACGCGCCCGCCGGCCGGGGCCGTCGCGCCCGGGATCTTCACCGACCGCAAGCCTGTCCACATGGTCGCCCCGCTCTATCCGAAGAAGCTCGCGGCGGATCCGAAGACACCGAAGGCGATCCTGCAGGTGGCCTATGTGGCCGTCGGCGACGATGGAAGCGTCACCGGCGTGACCGTCGCCCCCATGCTCTATTACCGGGAGTTCGAGCCGCTGCTCTGGGCAGCCATCCGGCAATGGAAATACGCACCGCAGGACCGCCCCTGGTGCGGCGAGGTGCGCCTCCAGATGGGCCTCGACTGA
- the purM gene encoding phosphoribosylformylglycinamidine cyclo-ligase, whose product MTAAPTPLTYRDSGVDIDAGDELVERIKPFARRTMRPEVLGGLGGFGALVEVSKKFKNPVMVSGTDGVGTKLKLAFRMKKHDTIGIDLVAMSVNDILVTGAEPIFFLDYFACGQLRVDVAASVVKGIADGCVQAGCALIGGETAEMPGLYDPNEYDLAGFAVGLVEKDRIIDGSTIVPGDTVVGLASSGAHSNGYSLVRKILAVTGTELDEPFDGRTIGEALLEPTRIYVKPVLAVIEKLPVKGVAHITGGGLTENVPRMLPANTAARLDKSRWPRPAVFAWLQEQGNVPEAEMHRTFNCGIGMVLVVAKEHAKAAIATLGIHGVPAWEVGSIVARTGEEPQAAVV is encoded by the coding sequence GTGACCGCTGCCCCGACCCCCCTGACCTACCGAGATTCCGGCGTCGACATCGACGCGGGCGACGAACTGGTCGAACGCATCAAGCCGTTTGCCAGGCGCACGATGCGCCCGGAAGTCCTGGGCGGACTCGGCGGCTTCGGCGCCCTGGTCGAGGTTTCGAAGAAGTTCAAGAACCCGGTGATGGTCTCCGGCACGGATGGCGTGGGCACCAAGCTCAAGCTCGCCTTCCGCATGAAGAAGCACGACACCATCGGCATCGACCTGGTCGCCATGAGCGTGAACGACATCCTCGTCACCGGCGCCGAACCGATCTTCTTCCTCGACTACTTCGCCTGCGGACAATTGCGCGTGGACGTGGCCGCCAGCGTCGTGAAGGGCATTGCCGACGGCTGCGTGCAGGCCGGGTGCGCACTCATCGGCGGCGAGACGGCCGAGATGCCGGGCCTCTACGACCCGAACGAATACGACCTTGCCGGCTTCGCGGTGGGCCTCGTGGAGAAGGACCGCATCATCGATGGCAGCACCATCGTCCCAGGCGACACCGTCGTGGGCCTCGCCTCCAGCGGCGCGCACTCCAACGGCTATTCGCTGGTGAGGAAGATCCTCGCCGTCACGGGCACGGAGCTGGACGAGCCCTTCGACGGCCGCACCATCGGAGAGGCGCTCCTCGAACCCACGCGCATCTACGTGAAGCCGGTGCTTGCCGTGATCGAGAAGCTGCCGGTCAAGGGCGTGGCGCACATCACCGGCGGCGGGCTCACGGAGAACGTGCCGCGCATGCTTCCCGCGAACACCGCCGCGCGCCTCGACAAATCGCGCTGGCCTCGCCCCGCCGTCTTCGCCTGGCTGCAGGAGCAGGGCAACGTCCCCGAGGCCGAGATGCACCGCACGTTCAACTGCGGCATCGGCATGGTTCTGGTGGTGGCCAAGGAGCACGCAAAGGCCGCCATCGCCACGCTAGGCATCCACGGCGTGCCGGCGTGGGAAGTGGGCAGCATCGTCGCGCGCACCGGCGAGGAGCCGCAGGCCGCAGTCGTTTGA
- a CDS encoding phosphoribosylglycinamide formyltransferase, with translation MKSAVILISGRGSNMQALVEAQPGLDFRAVISNRPAAAGIGWAAARGIETRVVDHKAYASREAFDAALAQVVDAFAPDYLFLAGFMRILTAGFINRYPRSILNIHPSLLPLFPGLDTHRRAIEAGVKLHGATVHFVTPALDHGPILVQAAVPVLDADTPEALAGRVLAQEHRIYPQAARWLAQGRVEFRDADVVQVRGSGVSTDWAIAPRDPS, from the coding sequence ATGAAATCAGCCGTCATCCTCATCTCCGGCCGCGGCAGCAACATGCAGGCCCTGGTCGAGGCGCAGCCCGGGCTCGACTTTCGCGCGGTGATCTCCAACCGCCCGGCCGCCGCGGGCATCGGGTGGGCTGCGGCGCGGGGAATCGAGACGCGCGTCGTGGACCACAAAGCCTACGCGTCCCGCGAAGCTTTCGATGCCGCGCTGGCGCAGGTGGTTGACGCGTTTGCTCCGGATTACCTGTTTCTCGCGGGCTTCATGCGCATCCTCACCGCCGGGTTCATCAACCGCTATCCGCGCAGCATCCTGAACATCCATCCCTCGCTCCTGCCCCTGTTCCCGGGCCTCGACACCCACCGACGCGCGATCGAGGCCGGGGTGAAGCTGCACGGCGCGACGGTGCACTTCGTCACGCCGGCGCTCGACCACGGGCCGATCCTGGTGCAGGCAGCGGTGCCGGTGCTGGACGCCGATACGCCGGAGGCGCTGGCCGGTCGGGTGCTGGCCCAGGAGCACCGCATCTACCCGCAGGCGGCCCGGTGGCTCGCCCAGGGGCGCGTGGAATTCCGGGATGCGGATGTCGTCCAGGTGCGTGGTTCGGGCGTTAGTACGGATTGGGCCATCGCCCCCCGGGATCCTTCATGA
- a CDS encoding DUF3108 domain-containing protein, with product MKAVAALLASCLALPTLAIPTQIEAEYRISAGGMPIARVVETYVRKGDTYRIESTTRAEGVLKLFRDETVVVTSEGRFGPAGLVPLRFEQQRSGDRSRDIRAAFDWEKSVLRSAYRGEETTHALPPGTQDRLSIMYQFMNVTRSGTEVHMHMSNGRKVESYSYRLMDEPRLSTPAGEFATLHYERVTESAREARAQLWLASERFNLAVRVVFEDANGLKLDQTLVNLTTR from the coding sequence ATGAAAGCCGTCGCCGCCCTGCTCGCCAGTTGCCTCGCACTACCCACGCTCGCCATCCCGACACAGATCGAGGCGGAATACCGGATCTCGGCCGGCGGCATGCCTATCGCGCGCGTGGTTGAAACCTATGTACGCAAGGGCGACACCTATCGCATCGAAAGCACGACGCGCGCCGAGGGCGTGCTGAAGCTCTTCCGCGACGAAACCGTCGTCGTGACCAGCGAGGGGCGATTCGGGCCCGCAGGACTGGTGCCGCTGCGCTTCGAGCAGCAGCGCTCCGGGGACCGCAGCCGCGATATCCGTGCCGCCTTCGACTGGGAAAAGTCCGTGCTCCGCTCCGCCTATCGAGGCGAGGAGACGACGCATGCGCTCCCGCCCGGCACCCAGGATCGCCTGTCGATCATGTACCAGTTCATGAACGTGACGCGCAGCGGAACGGAAGTGCACATGCACATGTCCAACGGGCGGAAGGTGGAGTCCTATTCGTATCGCCTGATGGACGAGCCGCGGCTCAGCACGCCGGCGGGCGAATTCGCCACCTTGCACTACGAGCGCGTCACGGAGAGCGCCCGGGAAGCGCGAGCACAGCTCTGGCTTGCCAGCGAGCGCTTCAATCTTGCCGTGCGCGTTGTCTTCGAGGACGCCAACGGCCTCAAGCTCGACCAGACGCTCGTGAACCTCACGACCCGCTAG
- a CDS encoding DUF3108 domain-containing protein → MDLLRPIAPSYRAAALAIVASVALHGTAIVGYRASEGDDVTLDAPAYTATLAPGDAGATVVPAPAPGGGHARKARARPKKSEPRPGEALAFLPAAIDTPDLPDPMGESPPLPEMLALAQPLVPIAPPELPAFRPEALPGEVTISYALTSAFADGQAEYTWKRDGDRYEITGTAQAVGFFAVFLEGQVEQSTTGRVTPEGLRPERFTERLGSGPEEGLAFDWNANQVQFRYGDNTRTGILTDSTVDWLSMIFQLAQMPPKGDAMDMRVFTQRRLYQFHLQVVGFEELELPLGRANTLHLRHIGKNPEETVDVWLGANQYYLPVKLRYPVARNRLVVEQTATSVKAR, encoded by the coding sequence ATGGACCTGCTTCGCCCCATCGCCCCCTCCTATCGCGCTGCCGCCCTGGCGATCGTGGCGTCGGTGGCGTTGCACGGCACGGCGATCGTGGGCTATCGCGCGTCGGAGGGGGACGACGTGACCCTGGACGCCCCCGCCTATACCGCAACGCTGGCACCGGGCGACGCCGGCGCCACGGTCGTCCCTGCACCGGCGCCCGGTGGCGGGCATGCACGCAAGGCGCGCGCGCGCCCGAAGAAATCCGAGCCGCGTCCCGGGGAGGCGCTGGCCTTCCTGCCAGCGGCAATTGATACGCCCGACCTGCCAGACCCCATGGGCGAATCGCCGCCCCTGCCCGAGATGCTGGCCCTCGCCCAGCCGCTGGTCCCGATCGCACCGCCGGAGCTGCCCGCCTTCCGACCCGAGGCGTTGCCCGGGGAGGTGACCATCTCGTATGCGCTCACCTCCGCATTCGCCGACGGGCAGGCCGAATACACGTGGAAACGCGACGGCGATCGCTACGAGATCACCGGCACCGCACAAGCCGTGGGCTTCTTTGCCGTGTTCCTGGAGGGGCAGGTTGAACAGTCGACCACCGGCCGCGTGACTCCCGAGGGGCTTCGTCCCGAGCGTTTCACGGAGCGTCTGGGCTCCGGGCCGGAGGAGGGCCTGGCGTTCGACTGGAATGCCAATCAGGTGCAATTCCGGTACGGCGACAACACACGCACGGGCATCCTGACCGACTCGACGGTTGACTGGCTTTCGATGATCTTCCAATTGGCCCAGATGCCACCGAAAGGCGATGCGATGGACATGCGTGTCTTCACCCAGCGCCGCCTCTACCAGTTCCACCTGCAGGTCGTCGGCTTCGAGGAACTGGAACTGCCCCTGGGCCGCGCCAACACGCTGCACTTGCGCCATATCGGGAAGAACCCCGAGGAAACGGTCGATGTCTGGCTGGGCGCGAACCAGTACTATCTTCCCGTGAAGCTTCGCTACCCCGTCGCAAGGAACCGGCTCGTCGTCGAGCAGACCGCCACTTCGGTCAAGGCGCGCTGA
- a CDS encoding RsmB/NOP family class I SAM-dependent RNA methyltransferase gives MSAALARPQLDAIVHALVAVLPMRSPADVVLKHYFREHRALGSRDRALVADTVYSVLRRRRLLEAMTPKALPRELALASLVKLQGVSIGQLEPLLKGEERDWLVALKAVDLDTLPFELKADLPDWVISRLRKRYSDSEILTLARSLQHPAPLDLRVNTLKAPREAVLERLEADGTPAIPTRYSPLGVRLKEKVALNRHPMFLGGAVEVQDEGSQILGLLVEPKRTDMVVDFCAGAGGKTLQLGAAMASHGRLYAYDISDARLANLTPRLRRSGLSNVHPQRITGENDTKVKRLRGKVDRVLVDAPCTGLGTLRRNPDLKSRQTEAGLAELNAKQFAILEAAAGLVRPGGRLVYGTCSLLEEENEAIVERFLASHADFSLVPCAEVLARQGVTIPGCERYLWLLPHVHDTDGFFAAVMQRAA, from the coding sequence ATGTCCGCCGCCCTTGCGCGCCCGCAACTCGACGCGATCGTGCACGCCCTCGTCGCGGTATTGCCGATGCGAAGTCCCGCCGACGTCGTCCTCAAGCATTATTTCCGCGAACACCGCGCACTGGGCAGCCGCGACCGCGCCCTCGTCGCCGACACCGTGTACTCGGTGCTCCGCCGTCGCCGACTCCTCGAAGCGATGACGCCCAAGGCCTTGCCGCGCGAGCTGGCGCTCGCCTCCCTCGTGAAACTGCAGGGCGTGAGCATCGGCCAGCTCGAACCGCTCCTGAAGGGCGAAGAGCGGGACTGGCTCGTGGCCCTCAAGGCCGTGGACCTCGACACCCTGCCGTTCGAATTGAAGGCGGACCTTCCCGACTGGGTCATCTCGCGTCTTCGCAAGCGTTACTCCGACAGCGAGATCCTCACGCTCGCGCGGAGCCTGCAACATCCGGCACCGCTCGACCTGCGCGTGAACACGCTGAAGGCCCCGCGCGAGGCCGTGCTGGAACGCCTCGAGGCCGACGGCACGCCCGCAATCCCCACGCGCTACTCGCCCCTGGGCGTGCGCCTGAAGGAGAAGGTCGCCCTCAACCGGCACCCGATGTTCCTCGGCGGCGCGGTGGAGGTACAGGACGAAGGCAGCCAGATCCTGGGACTGCTGGTGGAGCCCAAGCGCACCGACATGGTGGTGGACTTCTGCGCAGGCGCCGGCGGCAAGACCCTGCAGCTAGGCGCAGCGATGGCTTCGCACGGGCGCCTCTATGCCTACGACATCTCCGACGCGCGCCTCGCCAATCTCACCCCGCGGCTTCGCCGCTCGGGCCTGTCCAACGTGCATCCGCAGCGCATCACGGGCGAGAACGACACCAAGGTGAAGCGCCTGCGCGGCAAGGTCGACCGCGTCCTCGTGGATGCGCCGTGCACCGGCCTCGGGACGCTTCGCCGCAATCCCGACCTCAAGTCGCGCCAGACGGAAGCCGGGCTCGCGGAGCTGAACGCCAAGCAGTTCGCCATCCTCGAGGCCGCCGCGGGCCTCGTGAGGCCGGGAGGCCGCCTCGTGTACGGAACGTGCAGCCTGCTCGAGGAGGAGAACGAGGCCATCGTCGAGCGGTTCCTCGCCTCGCACGCCGATTTCTCGCTCGTTCCCTGCGCCGAGGTCCTGGCGCGCCAGGGGGTGACGATCCCCGGCTGCGAGCGCTACCTGTGGCTGCTTCCCCATGTCCACGACACGGACGGCTTCTTCGCCGCGGTGATGCAGCGCGCCGCGTGA